In one Tachysurus fulvidraco isolate hzauxx_2018 chromosome 16, HZAU_PFXX_2.0, whole genome shotgun sequence genomic region, the following are encoded:
- the si:dkey-177p2.6 gene encoding SERTA domain-containing protein 2 isoform X3: MDTRSVYGLLRATHRYGLGRGVKRKLSEGEESALDLPYPQQRQLVLDLCLDKLQSCQQHAEPSLHRSVLLANTLRQIQQEMCLEGGDALPPTSHSLTFPPPTPRHIPELPPVSLDSSLLLSGPMSSSSSSSLTLDEDVESRPPAPERSDEADTKTPDSLFGTFEITNSTSYLTDLQLDDIFEDIDTSMYDSSEISILAFSTPREDGLKNLSNLQLCLADLNDLDHIMDILVRS, translated from the exons ATGGACACCCGATCGGTTTATGGACTGCTCCGGGCGACACACAG GTACGGTCTGGGTCGTGGGGTGAAGCGTAAGCTGAGCGAGGGCGAGGAGTCTGCGCTGGATCTCCCGTATCcccagcagaggcagctggTCCTGGACCTGTGCCTGGACAAGCTGCAGAGCTGCCAGCAACATGCCGAGCCCAGCCTTCACCGCTCAGTGCTGCTGGCCAACACGCTGCGCCAAATCCAGCAGGAGATGTGTCTGGAGGGTGGAGATGCCCTCCCTCCCACTTCACATTCTCTCACATTTCCTCCACCCACTCCACGCCACATCCCCGAGCTCCCACCTGTATCTCTAGACTCTTCACTTCTTCTCTCTGGACCCAtgtcctcctcctcatcatcatccctgACACTCGATGAGGATGTCGAGAGTAGACCGCCCGCTCCGGAGCGCTCGGACGAGGCGGATACGAAGACGCCAGATTCTCTGTTCGGCACGTTCGAGATCACAAATTCCACCAGCTACCTGACGGACCTGCAGCTGGACGACATCTTTGAGGACATCGACACGTCCATGTACGACTCGTCAGAAATCTCAATCCTGGCGTTTTCCACGCCGAGAGAAGACGGACTGAAGAACCTGTCGAACCTGCAGCTCTGCCTGGCTGACCTCAATGATCTGGACCACATCATGGACATCCTGGTGCGCTCGTGA
- the si:dkey-177p2.6 gene encoding SERTA domain-containing protein 2 isoform X2: MKGKDTSVCRLDVDCVLNNEVGPDQRDAFSSARYGLGRGVKRKLSEGEESALDLPYPQQRQLVLDLCLDKLQSCQQHAEPSLHRSVLLANTLRQIQQEMCLEGGDALPPTSHSLTFPPPTPRHIPELPPVSLDSSLLLSGPMSSSSSSSLTLDEDVESRPPAPERSDEADTKTPDSLFGTFEITNSTSYLTDLQLDDIFEDIDTSMYDSSEISILAFSTPREDGLKNLSNLQLCLADLNDLDHIMDILVRS; encoded by the exons ATGAAAGGTAAGGACACGTCTGTGTGTCGACTGGACGTGGATTGTGTGCTGAACAACGAAGTAGGACCCGACCAAAGAGATGCCTTTTCCTCAGCAAG GTACGGTCTGGGTCGTGGGGTGAAGCGTAAGCTGAGCGAGGGCGAGGAGTCTGCGCTGGATCTCCCGTATCcccagcagaggcagctggTCCTGGACCTGTGCCTGGACAAGCTGCAGAGCTGCCAGCAACATGCCGAGCCCAGCCTTCACCGCTCAGTGCTGCTGGCCAACACGCTGCGCCAAATCCAGCAGGAGATGTGTCTGGAGGGTGGAGATGCCCTCCCTCCCACTTCACATTCTCTCACATTTCCTCCACCCACTCCACGCCACATCCCCGAGCTCCCACCTGTATCTCTAGACTCTTCACTTCTTCTCTCTGGACCCAtgtcctcctcctcatcatcatccctgACACTCGATGAGGATGTCGAGAGTAGACCGCCCGCTCCGGAGCGCTCGGACGAGGCGGATACGAAGACGCCAGATTCTCTGTTCGGCACGTTCGAGATCACAAATTCCACCAGCTACCTGACGGACCTGCAGCTGGACGACATCTTTGAGGACATCGACACGTCCATGTACGACTCGTCAGAAATCTCAATCCTGGCGTTTTCCACGCCGAGAGAAGACGGACTGAAGAACCTGTCGAACCTGCAGCTCTGCCTGGCTGACCTCAATGATCTGGACCACATCATGGACATCCTGGTGCGCTCGTGA
- the si:dkey-177p2.6 gene encoding SERTA domain-containing protein 2 isoform X4, with protein sequence MEEAEPPTLQHREGYGLGRGVKRKLSEGEESALDLPYPQQRQLVLDLCLDKLQSCQQHAEPSLHRSVLLANTLRQIQQEMCLEGGDALPPTSHSLTFPPPTPRHIPELPPVSLDSSLLLSGPMSSSSSSSLTLDEDVESRPPAPERSDEADTKTPDSLFGTFEITNSTSYLTDLQLDDIFEDIDTSMYDSSEISILAFSTPREDGLKNLSNLQLCLADLNDLDHIMDILVRS encoded by the exons ATGGAGGAGGCTGAACCACCCACACTACAGCACAGAGAGGG GTACGGTCTGGGTCGTGGGGTGAAGCGTAAGCTGAGCGAGGGCGAGGAGTCTGCGCTGGATCTCCCGTATCcccagcagaggcagctggTCCTGGACCTGTGCCTGGACAAGCTGCAGAGCTGCCAGCAACATGCCGAGCCCAGCCTTCACCGCTCAGTGCTGCTGGCCAACACGCTGCGCCAAATCCAGCAGGAGATGTGTCTGGAGGGTGGAGATGCCCTCCCTCCCACTTCACATTCTCTCACATTTCCTCCACCCACTCCACGCCACATCCCCGAGCTCCCACCTGTATCTCTAGACTCTTCACTTCTTCTCTCTGGACCCAtgtcctcctcctcatcatcatccctgACACTCGATGAGGATGTCGAGAGTAGACCGCCCGCTCCGGAGCGCTCGGACGAGGCGGATACGAAGACGCCAGATTCTCTGTTCGGCACGTTCGAGATCACAAATTCCACCAGCTACCTGACGGACCTGCAGCTGGACGACATCTTTGAGGACATCGACACGTCCATGTACGACTCGTCAGAAATCTCAATCCTGGCGTTTTCCACGCCGAGAGAAGACGGACTGAAGAACCTGTCGAACCTGCAGCTCTGCCTGGCTGACCTCAATGATCTGGACCACATCATGGACATCCTGGTGCGCTCGTGA
- the si:dkey-177p2.6 gene encoding cell division cycle-associated protein 4 isoform X1 has protein sequence MKGKDTSVCRLDVDCVLNNEVGPDQRDAFSSARLEENVPVICQDKDGKVFISCEQRYGLGRGVKRKLSEGEESALDLPYPQQRQLVLDLCLDKLQSCQQHAEPSLHRSVLLANTLRQIQQEMCLEGGDALPPTSHSLTFPPPTPRHIPELPPVSLDSSLLLSGPMSSSSSSSLTLDEDVESRPPAPERSDEADTKTPDSLFGTFEITNSTSYLTDLQLDDIFEDIDTSMYDSSEISILAFSTPREDGLKNLSNLQLCLADLNDLDHIMDILVRS, from the exons ATGAAAGGTAAGGACACGTCTGTGTGTCGACTGGACGTGGATTGTGTGCTGAACAACGAAGTAGGACCCGACCAAAGAGATGCCTTTTCCTCAGCAAG ACTGGAAGAGAACGTTCCAGTGATTTGTCAAGACAAAGATGGAAAAGTGTTCATTAGCTGTGAGCAGAG GTACGGTCTGGGTCGTGGGGTGAAGCGTAAGCTGAGCGAGGGCGAGGAGTCTGCGCTGGATCTCCCGTATCcccagcagaggcagctggTCCTGGACCTGTGCCTGGACAAGCTGCAGAGCTGCCAGCAACATGCCGAGCCCAGCCTTCACCGCTCAGTGCTGCTGGCCAACACGCTGCGCCAAATCCAGCAGGAGATGTGTCTGGAGGGTGGAGATGCCCTCCCTCCCACTTCACATTCTCTCACATTTCCTCCACCCACTCCACGCCACATCCCCGAGCTCCCACCTGTATCTCTAGACTCTTCACTTCTTCTCTCTGGACCCAtgtcctcctcctcatcatcatccctgACACTCGATGAGGATGTCGAGAGTAGACCGCCCGCTCCGGAGCGCTCGGACGAGGCGGATACGAAGACGCCAGATTCTCTGTTCGGCACGTTCGAGATCACAAATTCCACCAGCTACCTGACGGACCTGCAGCTGGACGACATCTTTGAGGACATCGACACGTCCATGTACGACTCGTCAGAAATCTCAATCCTGGCGTTTTCCACGCCGAGAGAAGACGGACTGAAGAACCTGTCGAACCTGCAGCTCTGCCTGGCTGACCTCAATGATCTGGACCACATCATGGACATCCTGGTGCGCTCGTGA
- the cdca4 gene encoding cell division cycle-associated protein 4 isoform X2: MVEMFSKGTKRKFPSDDDEMSDENLAGAKVSSSYSLQRQSLLDMSLIKLQLCHMLVEPNLCRSVLIANTVRQIQEEMTHDGSWVVAEAFCSSTQGPSERLVATEVLCRSREQESEPKLFSVISYEGISREEEVVADETLCSVSVHDSASDVCLSETSSRCWDTSEDSNESSRLSPGDEDEDEDDEQECSSREDPKSMGQVFGTFEIKNSSSGPDSALEELFSDVDASYYDLDTMLTGIQSTAPKMGPYDLLDSLSPSHAPTSINSPSNCRSDLNELDHIMEIIVGS, translated from the exons at GGTAGAAATGTTCTCCAAAGGCACCAAGCGCAAGTTTCCCAGCGACGATGACGAGATGTCAGATGAGAACCTGGCCGGAGCCAAGGTGTCCTCCTCGTACAGCCTGCAGCGCCAGTCTCTATTAGACATGTCTCTCATCAAGCTGCAGCTTTGCCACATGTTAGTGGAGCCCAATCTGTGCCGCTCGGTGCTCATTGCCAACACGGTGCGGCAGATCCAAGAGGAAATGACGCATGATGGCAGCTGGGTGGTCGCCGAGGCCTTCTGCAGCAGCACCCAGGGTCCCTCCGAACGCCTTGTGGCCACCGAGGTCCTCTGCCGGTCTCGAGAGCAGGAATCTGAGCCTAAGCTCTTCTCGGTTATCAGCTATGAAGGAATCAGCCgtgaggaggaggtggtggcaGACGAGACGCTGTGTTCGGTCTCAGTGCATGACTCTGCCTCCGACGTGTGTCTTTCAGAGACCTCAAGTCGTTGCTGGGACACGAGCGAGGACTCTAATGAAAGCTCCAGGCTCAGTCCAGGAGACGAAGACGAGGATGAAGATGACGAACAAGAATGTTCCTCCAGAGAGGATCCAAAGTCAATGGGGCAAGTTTTCGGGACATTTGAGATCAAGAACAGTTCCTCAGGTCCAGACTCGGCGCTCGAGGAATTGTTCTCAGACGTGGATGCATCGTATTATGACCTTGACACCATGCTCACGGGGATTCAGAGCACGGCACCCAAGATGGGTCCGTACGACCTGCTGGACAGTTTGAGTCCCTCTCACGCGCCGACGTCTATAAACTCGCCATCAAACTGCCGCTCCGATCTGAACGAACTGGACCACATTATGGAGATCATTGTCGGTTCTTAG
- the cdca4 gene encoding cell division cycle-associated protein 4 isoform X1, which translates to MTLINQRIKLTAVLGCHSCFRVEMFSKGTKRKFPSDDDEMSDENLAGAKVSSSYSLQRQSLLDMSLIKLQLCHMLVEPNLCRSVLIANTVRQIQEEMTHDGSWVVAEAFCSSTQGPSERLVATEVLCRSREQESEPKLFSVISYEGISREEEVVADETLCSVSVHDSASDVCLSETSSRCWDTSEDSNESSRLSPGDEDEDEDDEQECSSREDPKSMGQVFGTFEIKNSSSGPDSALEELFSDVDASYYDLDTMLTGIQSTAPKMGPYDLLDSLSPSHAPTSINSPSNCRSDLNELDHIMEIIVGS; encoded by the exons ATGACGCTCATCAACCAAAGAATTAAACTCACAGCAG TGCTGGGATGTCACTCGTGCTTCAG GGTAGAAATGTTCTCCAAAGGCACCAAGCGCAAGTTTCCCAGCGACGATGACGAGATGTCAGATGAGAACCTGGCCGGAGCCAAGGTGTCCTCCTCGTACAGCCTGCAGCGCCAGTCTCTATTAGACATGTCTCTCATCAAGCTGCAGCTTTGCCACATGTTAGTGGAGCCCAATCTGTGCCGCTCGGTGCTCATTGCCAACACGGTGCGGCAGATCCAAGAGGAAATGACGCATGATGGCAGCTGGGTGGTCGCCGAGGCCTTCTGCAGCAGCACCCAGGGTCCCTCCGAACGCCTTGTGGCCACCGAGGTCCTCTGCCGGTCTCGAGAGCAGGAATCTGAGCCTAAGCTCTTCTCGGTTATCAGCTATGAAGGAATCAGCCgtgaggaggaggtggtggcaGACGAGACGCTGTGTTCGGTCTCAGTGCATGACTCTGCCTCCGACGTGTGTCTTTCAGAGACCTCAAGTCGTTGCTGGGACACGAGCGAGGACTCTAATGAAAGCTCCAGGCTCAGTCCAGGAGACGAAGACGAGGATGAAGATGACGAACAAGAATGTTCCTCCAGAGAGGATCCAAAGTCAATGGGGCAAGTTTTCGGGACATTTGAGATCAAGAACAGTTCCTCAGGTCCAGACTCGGCGCTCGAGGAATTGTTCTCAGACGTGGATGCATCGTATTATGACCTTGACACCATGCTCACGGGGATTCAGAGCACGGCACCCAAGATGGGTCCGTACGACCTGCTGGACAGTTTGAGTCCCTCTCACGCGCCGACGTCTATAAACTCGCCATCAAACTGCCGCTCCGATCTGAACGAACTGGACCACATTATGGAGATCATTGTCGGTTCTTAG
- the cdca4 gene encoding cell division cycle-associated protein 4 isoform X3, producing MFSKGTKRKFPSDDDEMSDENLAGAKVSSSYSLQRQSLLDMSLIKLQLCHMLVEPNLCRSVLIANTVRQIQEEMTHDGSWVVAEAFCSSTQGPSERLVATEVLCRSREQESEPKLFSVISYEGISREEEVVADETLCSVSVHDSASDVCLSETSSRCWDTSEDSNESSRLSPGDEDEDEDDEQECSSREDPKSMGQVFGTFEIKNSSSGPDSALEELFSDVDASYYDLDTMLTGIQSTAPKMGPYDLLDSLSPSHAPTSINSPSNCRSDLNELDHIMEIIVGS from the coding sequence ATGTTCTCCAAAGGCACCAAGCGCAAGTTTCCCAGCGACGATGACGAGATGTCAGATGAGAACCTGGCCGGAGCCAAGGTGTCCTCCTCGTACAGCCTGCAGCGCCAGTCTCTATTAGACATGTCTCTCATCAAGCTGCAGCTTTGCCACATGTTAGTGGAGCCCAATCTGTGCCGCTCGGTGCTCATTGCCAACACGGTGCGGCAGATCCAAGAGGAAATGACGCATGATGGCAGCTGGGTGGTCGCCGAGGCCTTCTGCAGCAGCACCCAGGGTCCCTCCGAACGCCTTGTGGCCACCGAGGTCCTCTGCCGGTCTCGAGAGCAGGAATCTGAGCCTAAGCTCTTCTCGGTTATCAGCTATGAAGGAATCAGCCgtgaggaggaggtggtggcaGACGAGACGCTGTGTTCGGTCTCAGTGCATGACTCTGCCTCCGACGTGTGTCTTTCAGAGACCTCAAGTCGTTGCTGGGACACGAGCGAGGACTCTAATGAAAGCTCCAGGCTCAGTCCAGGAGACGAAGACGAGGATGAAGATGACGAACAAGAATGTTCCTCCAGAGAGGATCCAAAGTCAATGGGGCAAGTTTTCGGGACATTTGAGATCAAGAACAGTTCCTCAGGTCCAGACTCGGCGCTCGAGGAATTGTTCTCAGACGTGGATGCATCGTATTATGACCTTGACACCATGCTCACGGGGATTCAGAGCACGGCACCCAAGATGGGTCCGTACGACCTGCTGGACAGTTTGAGTCCCTCTCACGCGCCGACGTCTATAAACTCGCCATCAAACTGCCGCTCCGATCTGAACGAACTGGACCACATTATGGAGATCATTGTCGGTTCTTAG
- the ftr97 gene encoding E3 ubiquitin/ISG15 ligase TRIM25, with protein sequence MAESLLQDDDQYNCSVCLELMKDPVTIPCGHSYCMRCINEYWKQSQLRKTQCPQCRHEFPTRPALNKNTLLAEILEKLTNPKFQGSLPAVGEVECDFCTGRKLRAVRSCLQCQASYCDMHLQPHYNVPALKKHKLVNATDIPTCPRHDKLLEAFCRTDNMCICMSCVMDEHKGHNTVSSAEEREEKQIILQANKHKFVEKRQEKLKKLEELMKATDAHAQATQQSVDDMEQAFNSLIASLEKSYLEMIMKIRDQEKIYMDHAADLQEQLELEIATMMGQEDVMDKLLEKEDNVQFLQNFASMPTPSEDEESSCQTLEPLGFLDDASDLISEFKEKLDDFCTQELDKMFVKNTCHIKIGDRVCVKSSVKTPKFNWGCTVTHKSVGVVKSVNDETLIVDFEDHKNWKGLLSEMERVTVTDEPGISAQQRSINVGDLVRVKPSVKNPKQGWGRVNHQSVGVVKSLAEDEITVDFPEHSDWMGSVSEMEVTS encoded by the exons ATGGCTGAGTCTCTACTTCAGGACGACGACCAGTACaactgctctgtgtgtttggAGCTAATGAAGGATCCAGTGACGATTCCCTGTGGACACTCTTACTGTATGAGATGTATTAATGAATACTGGAAACAGAGCCAGTTAAGGAAAACTCAGTGCCCTCAGTGCAGGCACGAATTTCCTACAAGACCTGcactgaacaaaaacacactgcTGGCTGAAATCCTGGAGAAACTAACGAACCCAAAGTTTCAGGGTTCTTTACCTGCTGTGGGAGAAGTTGAGTGTGATTTCTGCACTGGTAGAAAGCTGCGAGCTGTGAGATCATGCCTTCAGTGCCAAGCATCGTACTGTGACATGCATCTACAGCCTCATTACAACGTTCCTGCTCTGAAGAAACACAAGTTAGTCAACGCCACCGACATCCCCACGTGTCCGAGACACGACAAACTGCTGGAGGCTTTTTGTCGCACGGATAATATGTGCATCTGTATGAGCTGTGTAATGGACGAACACAAAGGCCATAACACGGTTTCATctgcagaagagagagaggaaaaacaa ATCATACTACAggctaataaacacaaatttgtGGAGAAACGGcaagaaaaactgaaaaagcTTGAGGAGTTGATGAAAGCCACCGACGCTCACGCA caGGCCACACAGCAGTCAGTGGATGACATGGAGCAAGCCTTTAACTCCCTAATCGCTTCGCTTGAGAAAAGCTATCTTGAGATGATCATGAAAATCCGGGATCAGGAGAAGATCTACATGGATCATGCTGCAGATCTTCAGGAACAGTTGGAGCTGGAAATTGCCACAATGATGGGACAGGAAGACGTCATGGACAAGCTTTTAGAGAAAGAGGATAATGTCCAGTTCCTCCAG AACTTTGCGAGCATGCCCACTCCCTCTGAGGACGAAGAGTCGTCCTGTCAAACTTTAGAGCCGCTCGGCTTTCTTGATGACGCCAGTGACCTGATATCTGAGTTTAAAGAAAAACTGGATGATTTCTGCACACAGGAACTGGAcaaaatgtttgtaaaaaatACTT GCCATATCAAGATCGGGGACAGAGTTTGTGTGAAGTCGTCTGTGAAAACACCTAAATTTAACTGGGGCTGCACCGTCACACACAAGAGTGTAGGCGTAGTCAAAT CTGTGAATGACGAAACTCTGATCGTTGACTTTGAAGATCATAAAAACTGGAAAGGTCTCCTGTCTGAAATGGAGCGTGTAACTGTGACTGATGAGCCAG GAATTTCAGCTCAGCAGAGGAGCATTAATGTTGGAGATCTAGTCCGAGTGAAGCCGTCTGTTAAAAATCCAAAGCAGGGATGGGGAAGGGTGAATCACCAAAGTGTGGGCGTGGTCAAGA GTCTTGCTGAAGATGAAATAACTGTGGACTTCCCAGAACATTCTGACTGGATGGGAAGCGTCTCAGAGATGGAAGTCACATCCTAA